Proteins from one Pithys albifrons albifrons isolate INPA30051 chromosome 2, PitAlb_v1, whole genome shotgun sequence genomic window:
- the SLC30A3 gene encoding probable proton-coupled zinc antiporter SLC30A3 isoform X2, which produces MEPPIGTETARLVSPRDGRPDGSLRLKSLFIGSQDQTAVVAPSAPDPHCRCSPPAPSPGRDRLPSRQLRVACAVCCLFIVGEVIGGYLAHSLAIMTDAAHLLTDVGSMSVSLFSLWVSTRPPTKTMTFGWHRSETLGALASVLSIWVVTAALVYLAAARIISNDYEIEARAMLATSACAIGVNLVMAYILHQSPTGHGHGTVGYEKLENSGGCQPGRAPLPGSTSVRAAFVHVVGDLLQSVGVLIAATIIYFKPQCKIADPISTLFFSVFVLGSTFTILRDVFRVLMEGTPRGLEFDAVKEVLLGASGVRGAHDLHLWALTPTHPAVSVHVAVEAGADPEMVLWEVTALLQSRFGFASCTVQVERHREEVAACPHCQDPNA; this is translated from the exons ATGGAGCCTCCGATCGGCACCGAGACCGCCCGCCTGGTCAGCCCGCGGGACGGGCGCCCCGACGGCAGCCTGCGCCTCAAGAG TCTGTTCATAGGCTCCCAGGACCAGACGGCAGTGGTGGCACCCTCTGCTCCGGATCCCCACTGCCGCTGTAGCCCCCCGGCTCCCTCCCCCGGGCGGGACAGGCTCCCCAGCCGGCAGCTGAGAGTGGCCTGCGCTGTCTGCTGTCTCTTCATAGTCGGGGAGGTGATAG gcGGGTACCTGGCGCACAGCCTGGCCATCATGACGGATGCGGCCCACCTGCTGACGGATGTGGGCAGCATGTCTGTCAGTCTTTTCTCCCTTTGGGTCTCCACTCGGCCACCCACCAAGACCATGACCTTTGGCTGGCACCGCTCAG AGACACTGGGTGCCCTGGCCTCTGTGCTCTCCATCTGGGTTGTGACCGCAGCCCTCGTCTACCTGGCAGCTGCCCGCATCATCAGCAATGACTACGAGATTGAGGCAAGAGCCATGCTGGCCACATCTGCCTGTGCCATCGGCGTCAACCTGGT CATGGCCTACATCCTGCACCAGTCCCCCACCGGCCATGGCCATGGCACAGTGGGCTACGAGAAGCTGGAGAACTCTGGGGGGTGCCAGCCTGGCCGTGCCCCCCTGCCTGGCAGCACCAGCGTGCGGGCGGCCTTTGTCCATGTGGTGGGTGACCTGCTGCAGAGTGTCGGTGTTCTCATAGCTGCCACCATCATCTATTTCAAG ccccagtgcaAGATTGCAGACCCCATCAGCACCCTCTTCTTCTCGGTCTTTGTCCTTGGTTCCACCTTTACCATCCTCAGGGATGTCTTCAGAGTCCTCATGGAAG ggacacCACGGGGCCTCGAGTTTGATGCAGTgaaggaggtgctgctgggagccagcgGGGTGCGGGGCGCCCACGACCTCCACCTCTGGGCACTGACACCAACCCACCCTGCTGTGTCAGTGCATGTGGCTGTGG aggCCGGTGCCGACCCCGAGATGGTGCTGTGGGAGGTCACTGCCCTACTCCAAAGTAGATTTGGCTTTGCTTCGTGCACGGTGCAGGTGGAGCGGCACCGGGAGGAAGTGGCAGCCTGTCCCCACTGCCAGGACCCCAACGCCTGA
- the LOC139668186 gene encoding uridine-cytidine kinase-like 1 isoform X2 — MAAADAEERRGLCGAAGPERGPGPGPGPGPGPLGSLLSCLPLAPAPAPRRRTASQCKPEPPLLRTSKRTIYTAGRPPWYSETGAPVDEAFVIGLCGGSASGKTTVATRIIEALDVPWVVLLSMDSFYKVLDEGQQAQAARSDYNFDHPDAFDFELLISVLRKLKKGKSVKKTVYGANVIVFEGILAFANKELLKLLDMKVFVDTDSDIRLVRRLQRDIMERGRDVAGVIKQYNKFVKPAFEQYIEPTVQVADIVVPRGGENFVALDLIVQHVHSQLEKREITVRAALASAHQGQPLPKTLSVLESTPQVRGMHTIIRNKDTTRDEFIFYSKRLMRLLIEHALSFLPLKSVTVETPQGTTYEGKRFHRQRITGVSILRAGETMEQALTAVCKDIRLGKILIQTNLDTGEPELHYLRLPKEISEDYVILMDSTVSTGAAAMMAVRVLLDHDVQEDRIFLLSLLMAEMGVHSVAYAFPRVHIITTAVDKRVNEEFHIIPGIGNFGDRYFGTDGPSAWCESDGVNC; from the exons ATGGCGGCGGCGGACGCGGAGGAGCGGAGGGGCCTgtgcggggcggcggggcccgagcgcggccccggccccggccccggccccggccccggcccgctGGGCTCGCTGCTCAGCTGCCTGCCGCTGGcacccgccccggccccgcggcgcCGCACCGCCAGCCAGTGCAAGCCGGAGCCGCCGCTGCTGCGCACCAGCAAACGGACCATCTACACGGCCGGGCGGCCGCCCTGGTACAGCGAGACCGGCGCGCCCGTGGACGAGGCCTTTGTCATCG GCCTGTGCGGCGGCAGCGCCTCGGGCAAGACCACGGTGGCGACTCGGATCATCGAGGCGCTGGACGTGCCCTGGGTCGTGCTGCTTTCCATGGACTCTTTCTACAAG GTGCTGGACGAGGGGCAGCAGGCCCAGGCAGCTCGCAGCGACTACAACTTTGACCACCCTGATGCCTTTGACTTCGAGCTGCTCATCAGTGTCCTGCGCAAGCTCAAGAAGGGCAAGAGCGTGAAG AAAACAGTGTATGGGGCCAACGTCATCGTGTTTGAAGGCATCCTGGCCTTTGCCAACAAGGAGCTGCTCAAG CTCCTGGACATGAAAGTGTTTGTGGACACGGATTCTGACATCCGGCTGGTGCGGCGGCTGCAGCGCGACATCATGGAGCGCGGGCGGGACGTGGCGGGGGTCATCAAGCAGTACAACAAGTTTGTGAAGCCGGCCTTCGAGCAGTACATTGAGCCCACCGTGCAGGTTGCCGACATTGTGGTGCCCAGGG GTGGGGAAAACTTTGTGGCGCTGGACCTCATCGTGCAGCATGTGCACAGTCAGCTGGAGAAG CGTGAGATCACGGTCAG ggcagccctggcctcTGCCCACCAAGGGCAGCCACTGCCGAAGACGCTGAGTGTCCTGGAGAGCACGCCGCAGGTGCGGGGCATGCACACCATCATCAG GAACAAGGACACAACCAGGGATGAATTCATCTTCTACTCCAAGCGCCTGATGCGACTGCTGATTGAACATGCCCTGTCCTTCCTGCCACTGAAG TCGGTCACAGTGGAGACGCCCCAGGGCACAACATACGAGGGGAAGCGGTTCCACAGGCAGCGG atCACCGGTGTGTCCATCCTGCGAGCAGGAGAGACCATGGAGCAGGCGCTGACCGCCGTCTGCAAGGACATCCGCCTGGGCAAGATCCTCATCCAGACCAACCTGGACACAGGGGAGCCCGAG ctccactaCCTGCGCCTGCCTAAGGAGATCAGCGAGGACTACGTCATCCTCATGGACAGCACTGTATCCACGGGGGCTGCGGCCATGATGGCCGTGCGTGTCCTGCTG gaCCATGATGTGCAGGAGGACAGGATCttcctgctgtcactgctgatgGCAGAGATGGGGGTGCACTCCGTGGCCTATGCCTTTCCCCGTGTCCATATCATCACCACGGCCGTGGACAAGCGAGTTAATGAGGAGTTCCACATCATCCCAGGCATCG GTAACTTTGGGGACAGATACTTCGGCACTGATGGCCCCTCGGCCTGGTGTGAGAGTGACGGCGTGAACTGCTGA
- the DNAJC5G gene encoding dnaJ homolog subfamily C member 5G: MAEPPRPQRKLSRVGESLYRVLGLQKGSSPEEIKKAYRRLALKYHPDKNPDDPAAAERFKEINSAHATLSDADKRRLYDQYGSLGLYVAEQFGDDAVRHYFLMSKWWFQALALCCGALTCCCCCCCCFFCCGMCCPPKEDESYKYVDPKDLEAQMRAEENDPQIPVVAQPPPASTEPLPAASTRTDA; encoded by the exons ATGGCGGAGCCGCCGCGGCCGCAGCGGAAGCTGTCGCGGGTCGGAGAGAGCCTGTACcgtgtgctggggctgcagaaggGCAGCTCCCCGGAGGAGATCAAGAAGGCCTATCG GAGGTTGGCCCTCAAATACCATCCGGACAAGAACCCCGATGACCCGGCGGCGGCCGAGCGGTTCAAGGAGATCAACAGCGCCCACGCCACACTGAGCGACGCGGACAAGCGCCGCCTCTACGACCAGTACGGCTCCCTCGGCCTCTACGTGGCCGAGCAGTTCGGTGACGATGCCGTCCGGCACTACTTCCTCATGTCCAAGTGGTGGTTCCAG gcACTGGCGCTGTGCTGTGGTGccctcacctgctgctgctgctgctgctgctgcttcttctgctGCGGGATGTGCTGCCCACCCAAGGAGGACGAGTCCTACAAGTACGTGGACCCCAAGGACCTGGAGGCGCAGATGCGTGCGGAGGAGAACg ATCCGCAGATCCCTGTTGTGGCACAGCCCCCGCCTGCCAGCACGGAGCCGctgccagctgccagcaccaggaCTGATGCCTGA
- the LOC139668186 gene encoding uridine-cytidine kinase-like 1 isoform X1 — translation MAAADAEERRGLCGAAGPERGPGPGPGPGPGPLGSLLSCLPLAPAPAPRRRTASQCKPEPPLLRTSKRTIYTAGRPPWYSETGAPVDEAFVIGLCGGSASGKTTVATRIIEALDVPWVVLLSMDSFYKVLDEGQQAQAARSDYNFDHPDAFDFELLISVLRKLKKGKSVKVPVYDFTTHSRRREWKTVYGANVIVFEGILAFANKELLKLLDMKVFVDTDSDIRLVRRLQRDIMERGRDVAGVIKQYNKFVKPAFEQYIEPTVQVADIVVPRGGENFVALDLIVQHVHSQLEKREITVRAALASAHQGQPLPKTLSVLESTPQVRGMHTIIRNKDTTRDEFIFYSKRLMRLLIEHALSFLPLKSVTVETPQGTTYEGKRFHRQRITGVSILRAGETMEQALTAVCKDIRLGKILIQTNLDTGEPELHYLRLPKEISEDYVILMDSTVSTGAAAMMAVRVLLDHDVQEDRIFLLSLLMAEMGVHSVAYAFPRVHIITTAVDKRVNEEFHIIPGIGNFGDRYFGTDGPSAWCESDGVNC, via the exons ATGGCGGCGGCGGACGCGGAGGAGCGGAGGGGCCTgtgcggggcggcggggcccgagcgcggccccggccccggccccggccccggccccggcccgctGGGCTCGCTGCTCAGCTGCCTGCCGCTGGcacccgccccggccccgcggcgcCGCACCGCCAGCCAGTGCAAGCCGGAGCCGCCGCTGCTGCGCACCAGCAAACGGACCATCTACACGGCCGGGCGGCCGCCCTGGTACAGCGAGACCGGCGCGCCCGTGGACGAGGCCTTTGTCATCG GCCTGTGCGGCGGCAGCGCCTCGGGCAAGACCACGGTGGCGACTCGGATCATCGAGGCGCTGGACGTGCCCTGGGTCGTGCTGCTTTCCATGGACTCTTTCTACAAG GTGCTGGACGAGGGGCAGCAGGCCCAGGCAGCTCGCAGCGACTACAACTTTGACCACCCTGATGCCTTTGACTTCGAGCTGCTCATCAGTGTCCTGCGCAAGCTCAAGAAGGGCAAGAGCGTGAAGGTGCCGGTGTACGACTTCACCACGCACAGCCGGCGCCGCGAGTGG AAAACAGTGTATGGGGCCAACGTCATCGTGTTTGAAGGCATCCTGGCCTTTGCCAACAAGGAGCTGCTCAAG CTCCTGGACATGAAAGTGTTTGTGGACACGGATTCTGACATCCGGCTGGTGCGGCGGCTGCAGCGCGACATCATGGAGCGCGGGCGGGACGTGGCGGGGGTCATCAAGCAGTACAACAAGTTTGTGAAGCCGGCCTTCGAGCAGTACATTGAGCCCACCGTGCAGGTTGCCGACATTGTGGTGCCCAGGG GTGGGGAAAACTTTGTGGCGCTGGACCTCATCGTGCAGCATGTGCACAGTCAGCTGGAGAAG CGTGAGATCACGGTCAG ggcagccctggcctcTGCCCACCAAGGGCAGCCACTGCCGAAGACGCTGAGTGTCCTGGAGAGCACGCCGCAGGTGCGGGGCATGCACACCATCATCAG GAACAAGGACACAACCAGGGATGAATTCATCTTCTACTCCAAGCGCCTGATGCGACTGCTGATTGAACATGCCCTGTCCTTCCTGCCACTGAAG TCGGTCACAGTGGAGACGCCCCAGGGCACAACATACGAGGGGAAGCGGTTCCACAGGCAGCGG atCACCGGTGTGTCCATCCTGCGAGCAGGAGAGACCATGGAGCAGGCGCTGACCGCCGTCTGCAAGGACATCCGCCTGGGCAAGATCCTCATCCAGACCAACCTGGACACAGGGGAGCCCGAG ctccactaCCTGCGCCTGCCTAAGGAGATCAGCGAGGACTACGTCATCCTCATGGACAGCACTGTATCCACGGGGGCTGCGGCCATGATGGCCGTGCGTGTCCTGCTG gaCCATGATGTGCAGGAGGACAGGATCttcctgctgtcactgctgatgGCAGAGATGGGGGTGCACTCCGTGGCCTATGCCTTTCCCCGTGTCCATATCATCACCACGGCCGTGGACAAGCGAGTTAATGAGGAGTTCCACATCATCCCAGGCATCG GTAACTTTGGGGACAGATACTTCGGCACTGATGGCCCCTCGGCCTGGTGTGAGAGTGACGGCGTGAACTGCTGA
- the TRIM54 gene encoding tripartite motif-containing protein 54, with amino-acid sequence MTASPTLPRLCSPPALWALHQPALVPWELVLPRREAVGEPWGAALLTRDTWGCLGRGLWAGMGQDVHSGESCWWSASSRGSAGPAQGFSWSPGSQPVPGGGQSRWPPLQRRDSVSPDAADSCGPGGAGAAKISAGGRGRGRDRDRDRDRAGNRQPERSGAEPGRTGVAAMNFAVGLKPLLAEARSMESLEKQLICPICLEMFSKPVVILPCQHNLCRKCANDVFQASNPLWQSRGSSAVPSGGRFRCPSCRHEVVLDRHGVYGLQRNLLVENIIDIYKQESARPLHNKAEQHLMCEEHEDERINIYCLRCEVPTCSLCKVFGAHKDCEVAPLPAVYQRQKSELSDGIAMLVAGNDRIQAIITQMEEICHTIEENGRRQKQHVGLRFDALYGILEERKKELLQSIAAEQEAKLQRVRGLIRQYGDHLEASSKLVESAIQAMEEPQMAVYLQHSKELLKKITDMSKASMSSRPEPGYENMDHFSINVDYVAEMLRTIEFQTEPLGEDEGDGPGEGSEAVTDEDRLDSLEAPEAAEDVGLRQKPVSSPHGQH; translated from the exons ATGACCGCCAGCCCCACTctgcccaggctctgctcccctccagctctgtggGCCCTGCACCAGCCAGCCCTGGTCCCCTGGGAGCTTGTCCTCCCTAGGCGAGAGGCAGTGGGGGAGCCTTGGGGAGCAGCGCTGCTCACCCGGGACACTTGGGGCTGCCTGGGCCGAGGGCtgtgggctgggatggggcaggatgTGCACAGTGGAGAGAGCTGCTGGTGGTCAGCCAGTTCCCGGGGTTCAGCCGGTCCCGCCCAGGGCTTCAGCTGGTCCCCGGGGTCTCAGCCGGTCCCGGGGGGCGGGCAGAGCCGGTGGCCCCCTCTGCAACGCCGTGACTCAGTGTCACCCGACGCCGCCGACAGCTgcggccccggcggggcgggagcggctAAAATTAGCGCCGGGGGCCGCGGCCGGGGCCGGgaccgggacagggacagggacagagcgGGTAACCGGCAgccggagcggagcggggcagAGCCGGGCCGGACCGGGGTCGCGGCCATGAACTTCGCGGTGGGGCTTAAGCCGCTGCTGGCGGAGGCGCGCAGCATGGAgagcctggaaaagcagctcatCTGCCCCATATGCCTGGAGATGTTCTCCAAGCCTGTGGTCATCCTGCCTTGCCAGCACAACCTCTGTCGGAAGTGCGCCAACGACGTCTTCCAG GCCTCCAATCCGCTGTGGCAGTCACGGGGTTCCAGCGCGGTGCCGTCGGGCGGGCGGTTCCGGTGCCCGTCATGCCGGCACGAGGTGGTCCTGGACCGGCACGGGGTGTACGGGCTGCAGCGGAACCTGCTCGTGGAGAACATTATTGACATCTACAAGCAGGAGTCGGCCCG accTCTGCACAACAAGGCCGAGCAGCACCTCATGTGTGAGGAGCACGAGGATGAGCGGATCAACATCTATTGCCTGCGCTGCGAGGTGCCCACCTGCTCCCTCTGCAAGGTGTTTGGAGCACACAAGGACTGCGAGGTGGCACCACTGCCAGCCGTCTACCAGCGCCAGAAG agCGAGCTCAGCGATGGCATTGCCATGCTGGTGGCAGGGAATGACCGGATCCAGGCCATCATCACACAGATGGAGGAGATCTGCCACACCATCGAG GAGAATGGTCGACGGCAGAAGCAGCACGTGGGTCTGCGTTTTGACGCCCTGTATGGGATcctggaggagaggaagaaggagctgctgcagagcatcGCAGCTGAGCAGGAGGCCAAGCTGCAGCGTGTCCGAGGGCTCATCCGCCAGTATGGAGACCACTTGGAGGCCTCCTCCAAACTGGTGGAGTCAGCCATCCAGGCCATGGAGGAGCCCCAGATGGCCGTGTacctgcag CACTCCAAGGAACTCCTGAAAAA gatCACAGACATGTCCAAGGCGTCAATGAGCAGCCGCCCTGAGCCTGGCTATGAGAACATGGACCACTTCTCCATCAACGTGGACTATGTGGCTGAGATGCTGAGGACCATTGAGTTCCAGACAG AGCCGCTGGGTGAGGATGAGGGTGATGGACCCGGGGAGGGCAGCGAGGCTGTGACAGATGAGGATCGACTGGACAGCCTGGAGGCACCTGAAGCTGCTGAGG atGTGGGCCTGAGGCAGAAGCCAGTGAGCTCCCCCCATG GTCAGCACTGA
- the SLC30A3 gene encoding probable proton-coupled zinc antiporter SLC30A3 isoform X1: protein MEPPIGTETARLVSPRDGRPDGSLRLKSLFIGSQDQTAVVAPSAPDPHCRCSPPAPSPGRDRLPSRQLRVACAVCCLFIVGEVIGGYLAHSLAIMTDAAHLLTDVGSMSVSLFSLWVSTRPPTKTMTFGWHRSETLGALASVLSIWVVTAALVYLAAARIISNDYEIEARAMLATSACAIGVNLVMAYILHQSPTGHGHGTVGYEKLENSGGCQPGRAPLPGSTSVRAAFVHVVGDLLQSVGVLIAATIIYFKVPGLQSPCNACRTNPPTPCRVPWGPCHPHSQGPSSALPPRLTQTPPGSHRPHSLQPQCKIADPISTLFFSVFVLGSTFTILRDVFRVLMEGTPRGLEFDAVKEVLLGASGVRGAHDLHLWALTPTHPAVSVHVAVEAGADPEMVLWEVTALLQSRFGFASCTVQVERHREEVAACPHCQDPNA, encoded by the exons ATGGAGCCTCCGATCGGCACCGAGACCGCCCGCCTGGTCAGCCCGCGGGACGGGCGCCCCGACGGCAGCCTGCGCCTCAAGAG TCTGTTCATAGGCTCCCAGGACCAGACGGCAGTGGTGGCACCCTCTGCTCCGGATCCCCACTGCCGCTGTAGCCCCCCGGCTCCCTCCCCCGGGCGGGACAGGCTCCCCAGCCGGCAGCTGAGAGTGGCCTGCGCTGTCTGCTGTCTCTTCATAGTCGGGGAGGTGATAG gcGGGTACCTGGCGCACAGCCTGGCCATCATGACGGATGCGGCCCACCTGCTGACGGATGTGGGCAGCATGTCTGTCAGTCTTTTCTCCCTTTGGGTCTCCACTCGGCCACCCACCAAGACCATGACCTTTGGCTGGCACCGCTCAG AGACACTGGGTGCCCTGGCCTCTGTGCTCTCCATCTGGGTTGTGACCGCAGCCCTCGTCTACCTGGCAGCTGCCCGCATCATCAGCAATGACTACGAGATTGAGGCAAGAGCCATGCTGGCCACATCTGCCTGTGCCATCGGCGTCAACCTGGT CATGGCCTACATCCTGCACCAGTCCCCCACCGGCCATGGCCATGGCACAGTGGGCTACGAGAAGCTGGAGAACTCTGGGGGGTGCCAGCCTGGCCGTGCCCCCCTGCCTGGCAGCACCAGCGTGCGGGCGGCCTTTGTCCATGTGGTGGGTGACCTGCTGCAGAGTGTCGGTGTTCTCATAGCTGCCACCATCATCTATTTCAAGGTGCCTGGGCTACAATCCCCCTGCAATGCCTGCAGGACCAATCCCCCCACCCCATGCAGGGTACCATGGGGACCCTgccatccccattcccaggggcccagctcagctctgccccccaggcTCACACAGACCCCCCCAGGCTCACACAGACCTcactccctgcagccccagtgcaAGATTGCAGACCCCATCAGCACCCTCTTCTTCTCGGTCTTTGTCCTTGGTTCCACCTTTACCATCCTCAGGGATGTCTTCAGAGTCCTCATGGAAG ggacacCACGGGGCCTCGAGTTTGATGCAGTgaaggaggtgctgctgggagccagcgGGGTGCGGGGCGCCCACGACCTCCACCTCTGGGCACTGACACCAACCCACCCTGCTGTGTCAGTGCATGTGGCTGTGG aggCCGGTGCCGACCCCGAGATGGTGCTGTGGGAGGTCACTGCCCTACTCCAAAGTAGATTTGGCTTTGCTTCGTGCACGGTGCAGGTGGAGCGGCACCGGGAGGAAGTGGCAGCCTGTCCCCACTGCCAGGACCCCAACGCCTGA